TCACCTCCTCTTTGCTCTCGTCATGCGCGGGCGGCTCGTCCTCGGGCCGTACATAGCCGCGCTCGATAGATAGAAAGCCTTCGGCGTCGACGCTGACGAATGCTCCGCCGCGCGCGATGTCGGCCAGGTCGAAGCTCCGCGGACGATTTTGCAGCTCGGAGAGCGCTGTTTCGATCTCTCCGAGGCGCTGGTCTACGTCCTCCGGCAACTCGTCGACTTTTTCATATTCGGTCTCCAGGCTCTCATATTCGGCCTCAAGCGAATCGATCGTCGCCTGTTCCTCGTTGGTCGGCTCGGTAGGCGCGCCGGCGAGTTCTCTCAGCCCATTCGTATGTCCGAACGGAAACGAGACCGCGACCTCGACCCATTTCCAGCCCTCGGCGGCGACCGCTTCCGCCGCCGCCTTCAACTTCTCGATGACGAGGCTGTCGAGCAACGTGACATTTTCCAGCCAACCGCCGTCGTCGTGCTGGAACAGGTCGCGCATGACGATTCCGCCCGCCTCTTCATACGCGTCGAGGCCGACGAAGACGGCTCGGCGATCGGCGGCTCGCACCGCCTTTTCCGTCAGCATGCGCCGGATCTGGTAAGGCTCTTTGGACCAGGATTTTTCCAGCGTCGCCCAAACCTGCTCCTGCCGAGCGTGGTCCGACGAAACGGTGAAGGCCATCAACTGCTCCAGTGACATTCCGTCTTCGGCGTAGACGTCGAGGAGCTTCTCGGTGACGGTGGTCAGCCGAAGCCGCTGCTTCACGACATTGACGCCGATGAAAAAGGCGGCGGCGATGTCCTCCTCGGACTTGCCTTTGGCTTGCATCGCCTGAAAGGCGCGGAATTGGTCGAGTGGATGCAGCGGCGCGCGCTGAATGTTTTCGGCGAGCGAATCGTCTTCCGCGAGGATGTCGCTCGCAGGGTCCCGGACAACGCAGGGGACGGGCGCCGTTTTGGCGAGCCGCTTCTGTTTGACCAGAAGCTCGAGCGCTCTGTAGCGGCGGCCGCCCGCAGGAATCTCGAACATGCCGGTCTCGGCGCCGTCGGCGTCGAGCACGGGCCGGACGTTCAGGCCCTGGAGCAGTGTGCGGCGCGCGATGTCCTCGGCGAGCTCCTCGATCGAGACGCCGGCTTTCACGCGCCGGACATTCGCCTGGGAGAGGACGAGCTTGTTAAAAGGGATGTCGCGCGAGGACGACAATGTGAGCTTCTGGGCAGCAGTAGCCATCGGGAAAACTCCATGACAGGCGGCTGAAAAACCTCTTTCCAGCCCTTGACCCGTCACAAAAACCGGCGCCGCCCTCTGACTTTGAGGACGGCGCCGCGGGACCGATCCGGAAAGCCGCAAAGCCGGAGACCCGCTTTCCCGCGTTTCCGGGTCTCAGGGCATTCACACGCCGCACATCCCCTCACACTCGTTCGGCCAGAGATCGAGCTGGCCGTGGTCGCCGGCCGTGGAGAGATCGGCCTCGTCGAGCGGCACGGCCGAGCGATGCAGGAAGACCTCGCCGCGGATGCCGCGAAAGCCTGTGCGAATGGTATGATCGATCGCGATCGCGTCGGCCCAGGCCGAGGGATCGTGGTCACGCATCTGCCGCCAATGGGCGTCGGAATGAAACGGACAGCCGATGCAGGCGCTTTTCGGCGGACGCGGATAGTCTCGCCGTTCCAGCCAGCGCAGGCAGTCGCGACGCGACATTCCCTTCTCGACCAGCGGCCAGCGATTGACCTGCCAGTCCTCGAAGGAGGGCTTCATGCGGATCGTCTCGTCGAGCGAGACGCCGATCCATTGCTCGACGATCGGCGCGCCGGGCGAGCGGCGCCCGGCAAGGCCGACGAGTTCGCGCACCTTCCGCCGGATCGGCGCGATCTTATACTCCTTGGTGCATTGGCGACGGATCATCCCGACGTCGATCCGGTCGGCCGGCGCGATGCGTTCGCCGACAACGACCAATCGGCCATCTGCATCCTCGTCGAACACCGGCATGGCCGCGCCCGCCGGCGTGACATTGCGGGTGAAGGCCGGGATGGAGGCCCAGCGCGCGCCTCGCGCGCCGGCGATCAGATTGTCGCGGATGTTGCCGGCGGAGACGATATGGACAGGAAACGGCAGGACGTTCGGCGAGCGGAGCCAGGCGAGGTGTCGATAGACAGCCTTCGGCTCCCATTCCGTGTTGGCGAAGATGGCGCAGTCGGGCATCGGGCCGACCTCGCCGTGCGCGGCCATGAGCGCGAGCGTCGTCGACTGCACGCCGGCGCCGAGGCTCAGCACGCGGAGCCGGATCGCGTTCGGCCCAGGCGCGCGCGTGGCGACGAGGGGTGGGAGGAGATCCGGCGTCATGCTGCCTCCTTTGCCGCGTCGGCAATGTCGGAGCCGGCGCTGCTGTCGGCCTGCGGGAGAAAGCCGAGGATGTAGTCGGCCGCCTTGCTGGCGAGCGACGCGGCGCGGACGATGGCGCGATTGTCTTCGCGCAGGACATTCAGCCAGGAGCCGATATAATCCGCGTGGCGGACGGTCGGCACGACGCCGAGCGCGGCGCAGCAGAACGCCGCGTTGATCTCGGCGACCAACTCTTCGAAGGCGTATTTCTTCGAGCCGAAGGAGCTGGTCAGATCGCGGTTCAACCGGCTGGGGTGGCCGCTGGCGTGCCCGATCTCGTGCAGCGCCGTCCGATGCCAGTCGATTGGTTCGTAATAGGCCTGGGGCGGCGGAACGCGAACATAGTCTTCGGCCGGGTCGTAGAAGGCGCGGTCCCCGCCGATGCGAAACTCGACGCCGGTGGCCTGGATCAGCGCCTCGACGCGCGGCTCGATCAGTCCGGGCTCGGGCGGGGGAACGTCGACGGCAAGGCTTGCAGGCAGCCCGTCGCACTGCGCGGTATTGAACACCGTGAAGCGCTTCAGGAACGGGATCGCCTGGGCGTCCTCGCCGGTCTCGCGGGCGCGGCGCTTCTCATCATCGGGGACGAAGCGATCCGCATAGACGACGGTGACGCCACGCTCGCCGCGGCGGACATTGCCGCCGAGCGCAAGGGCCTGCCGGAAGGTGAGCCAGGTCTGGCCGGGGAAGCCGTGCTGGACG
The sequence above is a segment of the Methylosinus trichosporium OB3b genome. Coding sequences within it:
- a CDS encoding ParB/RepB/Spo0J family partition protein: MATAAQKLTLSSSRDIPFNKLVLSQANVRRVKAGVSIEELAEDIARRTLLQGLNVRPVLDADGAETGMFEIPAGGRRYRALELLVKQKRLAKTAPVPCVVRDPASDILAEDDSLAENIQRAPLHPLDQFRAFQAMQAKGKSEEDIAAAFFIGVNVVKQRLRLTTVTEKLLDVYAEDGMSLEQLMAFTVSSDHARQEQVWATLEKSWSKEPYQIRRMLTEKAVRAADRRAVFVGLDAYEEAGGIVMRDLFQHDDGGWLENVTLLDSLVIEKLKAAAEAVAAEGWKWVEVAVSFPFGHTNGLRELAGAPTEPTNEEQATIDSLEAEYESLETEYEKVDELPEDVDQRLGEIETALSELQNRPRSFDLADIARGGAFVSVDAEGFLSIERGYVRPEDEPPAHDESKEEVTSAGAGSPPIATSAHHTVITVGGRAVESEDDENDAPGPLPERLTIELTAHRTLALQDRIANNPRVAMTALLHKFVTDTFHFGSASGGCLEVSLRQVSFPIQAADLKNSSCSRAIAERHDAWKADIPRDDRALWDWLVDLDDAHRLALLAHCVAHGVNALHEKADRYAGGAVTAHSVQQRLKHADRLARAVGLNMVDAGWKPTVDNYLGRVPKRRILDAVREAKDERAVQLIDHLKKGEMAIEAERLLADTGWLPEPLRLDDVEQADLEAGETADESEELPEFLSDDEAKESADSDCG
- a CDS encoding ArdC family protein, with the translated sequence MLKHRHEDGPGRANLYDEITAKIISELEAGRLPWVQPWGTTKAKAPLALPRNAATGRAYSGINILILWGAVVQHGFPGQTWLTFRQALALGGNVRRGERGVTVVYADRFVPDDEKRRARETGEDAQAIPFLKRFTVFNTAQCDGLPASLAVDVPPPEPGLIEPRVEALIQATGVEFRIGGDRAFYDPAEDYVRVPPPQAYYEPIDWHRTALHEIGHASGHPSRLNRDLTSSFGSKKYAFEELVAEINAAFCCAALGVVPTVRHADYIGSWLNVLREDNRAIVRAASLASKAADYILGFLPQADSSAGSDIADAAKEAA